The segment GGCTTCGATTTTCCTGATCGGCATGACATCCTCCCTGTCGTGGCCAACTATACAAGCTCGGCCGGTCATCGTCCCGCTCGCAACGACGCGACACAGAGGCCATAATCTTCAAATGTCCGTCACCATCCGTACGCTCCTGATCGTCCTCCTTCTCAGCCTCGTCGGCGTGATCCCGGTGCGGGCCCAATCCAGTGTTTCCGCCCTGGACGGCGCAGCCTTCGCCGAAGTGATCGAAGGCCAGATCTCGGCCTTCGCGCGCGACGATGGAGATACCGCCTTCGCATTCGCCAGCCCCGATATCCGCCGCGCCTTCATGACCGCGGAAAAATTCATGCAAATGGTGCGATCGAGCTTCCGGCCGGTCTATCGACCCCGCGCCTACAGCTTCGGGGATCCCGCGATCGTCGAGGGCACCCCGGTGCAGCCGGTGCGGGTCATTGGGCCGGACGGGCGCGGCACGGTCGCGCTCTACCGCATGGAGCGACAGGCCGACGGCAGTTGGCGCATCGCCGGCGTCACGTTGCACCCGACCGGCGAACGCGGCATCTAGCTGCGATCACGGCCTGTTGGTCCACAGTCAAGTCCACAGCGGCGATTGCACCGCCCCGCGGCGCCCGCTTAAATACGCACCCACCAACTCCCCGCAATCAGATCGGTTTCGACATGGCCAGCCCTCAGCATGATTTCCCGGTATCCTGGGAACAACTTCATCGCGATGCCAAGGCGCTCGCCTGGCGGCTGAAGGAAAAGGGACCCTGGGATCAGATCGTCGCCATCACCCGCGGCGGGCTGGTGCCTGCCGCCATTGTCGCGCGCGAACTGGAACTGCGGCTGGTCGACACCGTGTGCGTGTCATCCTACGACCATCAGGCGCAGGGCGACCTCACGATCCTGAAGAAGGTCGAAGGTGACGGGACCAACACATTGATCGTCGACGATCTTGTCGATACCGGGAAAACCGCCAAGATCGTCCGCGAGATGCTGCCCAAGGCCCATTTTGCCACTGTCTATGCCAAGCC is part of the Alphaproteobacteria bacterium genome and harbors:
- the gpt gene encoding xanthine phosphoribosyltransferase gives rise to the protein MASPQHDFPVSWEQLHRDAKALAWRLKEKGPWDQIVAITRGGLVPAAIVARELELRLVDTVCVSSYDHQAQGDLTILKKVEGDGTNTLIVDDLVDTGKTAKIVREMLPKAHFATVYAKPAGRPLVDSFVTEVSQDTWIHFPWDLELQFVQPIASGGQ
- a CDS encoding DUF4864 domain-containing protein yields the protein MSVTIRTLLIVLLLSLVGVIPVRAQSSVSALDGAAFAEVIEGQISAFARDDGDTAFAFASPDIRRAFMTAEKFMQMVRSSFRPVYRPRAYSFGDPAIVEGTPVQPVRVIGPDGRGTVALYRMERQADGSWRIAGVTLHPTGERGI